From the Lancefieldella sp. Marseille-Q7238 genome, one window contains:
- the prfA gene encoding peptide chain release factor 1 has protein sequence MRDKLEKILSAYADLEARLADPAVVSDPKEYARIAKEHANQAELVERSREYISALDDIEAAKELLNGSTDPEEKEMLQADIAENEAKLPELEDEIKIMLIPGDPNDEKDTIVEIRAGVGGDEAGIFAGDLFKMYERFAEAHGWKVEVLSSSPSEAGGFKTIEFKVTGEKVYSVMKFESGVHRVQRVPKTESQGRIQTSTATVAVLPEADEIDIQINQEDLRIDTYCASGPGGQGVNTTYSAVRITHLPTNTVVQSQDQRSQIQNREVCMQMLRARLYEQELERQQAEQGADRLSQIGHGARSEKIRTYNQPQDRVTDHRVGFNGTYNGVLLGDTLPSVIEALAAAERAEKLAQAV, from the coding sequence ATGCGCGACAAACTAGAAAAGATTCTTTCGGCCTACGCTGACCTTGAGGCAAGGCTTGCGGATCCTGCGGTTGTTTCCGACCCCAAGGAGTACGCCCGCATTGCCAAGGAGCATGCCAATCAAGCCGAATTGGTGGAACGATCTCGCGAGTACATTAGCGCTCTTGATGATATTGAGGCCGCGAAAGAGCTGTTGAACGGATCGACCGACCCTGAAGAAAAAGAGATGCTTCAGGCTGACATCGCGGAAAATGAAGCGAAGCTGCCTGAGCTTGAGGACGAGATTAAAATCATGCTTATTCCGGGCGATCCCAACGACGAGAAAGATACTATCGTTGAGATTCGCGCTGGCGTTGGCGGTGACGAGGCAGGTATTTTCGCAGGCGACCTGTTTAAGATGTATGAGCGTTTTGCCGAGGCTCACGGCTGGAAGGTTGAGGTTCTCTCCAGCTCTCCTTCGGAAGCTGGTGGCTTTAAGACCATTGAGTTCAAGGTGACGGGCGAGAAGGTCTACTCTGTGATGAAGTTCGAATCCGGCGTGCACCGCGTGCAGCGCGTGCCAAAGACGGAGTCGCAGGGCCGTATTCAAACGTCGACGGCAACCGTTGCGGTGCTTCCCGAGGCGGACGAGATTGATATCCAAATCAATCAGGAAGATCTTCGTATTGACACCTACTGCGCTTCCGGCCCCGGAGGTCAGGGCGTCAACACTACCTATTCGGCTGTTCGCATTACGCACCTGCCTACCAATACGGTGGTACAGTCGCAAGACCAGCGGTCCCAGATTCAAAACCGTGAAGTCTGCATGCAGATGCTTCGCGCCCGCCTCTATGAGCAGGAGCTTGAGCGCCAGCAAGCGGAGCAGGGAGCAGACCGTCTTTCTCAGATTGGCCATGGCGCCCGCTCGGAGAAGATTCGCACGTACAATCAACCGCAGGATCGCGTGACCGATCACCGCGTTGGCTTTAACGGCACATATAATGGTGTCCTTCTGGGCGATACGCTGCCGTCCGTCATTGAGGCCTTGGCAGCGGCAGAGCGCGCCGAGAAGTTGGCTCAGGCCGTCTAA
- the prmC gene encoding peptide chain release factor N(5)-glutamine methyltransferase, producing the protein MADQQTWTVKRILTWTCGYLERKGDKHPRLSAEWLLSATTGLSRVELYTNFDKPLTRDELDRMHTAVEQRASGRPLQYVTGEMPFRHIVLKCEPGVLIPRPETEILVDAALEGIDAAAEKRGSFDALRVLEVGVGSGCIALSIASERPGVEVTATDIAPAAISLAERNRDALGLTDRVTIVECDLAAGVPEELAQTFSVLVSNPPYIPTEVLKDQVPSEVKDYEPRLALDGGTDGLDVYRRLLKEANRMLAPGGVLCVELYEGHLAQAAELARAAGAWERIQVREDLTHRPRILIAYRKEQAQG; encoded by the coding sequence ATGGCCGATCAGCAGACGTGGACCGTCAAACGTATTCTCACCTGGACGTGCGGATATCTTGAGCGCAAGGGCGACAAGCACCCCCGTCTTTCGGCGGAATGGCTGCTTTCAGCGACTACAGGACTTTCTCGCGTAGAACTTTATACCAACTTTGATAAGCCGCTTACACGCGATGAGCTTGACCGTATGCACACCGCAGTTGAACAGCGCGCCTCTGGTCGGCCCCTTCAGTATGTTACGGGCGAGATGCCGTTTCGGCATATCGTTTTGAAGTGTGAGCCGGGCGTGCTGATTCCACGTCCCGAAACCGAGATTCTTGTCGATGCTGCGTTAGAAGGCATTGACGCGGCTGCCGAGAAGCGCGGCTCTTTTGACGCTCTTCGGGTTCTGGAAGTGGGTGTCGGAAGCGGATGTATTGCGCTTTCCATAGCCTCTGAGCGCCCAGGCGTTGAGGTTACCGCAACGGATATCGCTCCCGCGGCGATATCGCTTGCAGAGCGCAACCGTGACGCGCTTGGACTGACCGATCGCGTAACCATTGTGGAATGTGATTTAGCGGCAGGTGTTCCGGAAGAGCTCGCACAGACATTTTCCGTGCTCGTATCCAATCCTCCCTACATTCCTACTGAGGTATTAAAAGATCAGGTGCCGTCCGAAGTCAAAGACTACGAGCCACGACTTGCCTTAGACGGTGGAACTGACGGCCTGGACGTGTATCGCCGCTTGCTTAAGGAGGCCAACCGCATGCTTGCCCCTGGCGGCGTGCTGTGCGTCGAGCTGTATGAGGGACACCTTGCGCAGGCTGCGGAGCTGGCGCGCGCTGCCGGCGCATGGGAGCGCATTCAGGTGCGAGAGGACCTTACTCATCGTCCCCGGATTCTTATCGCATACCGTAAAGAGCAAGCGCAGGGGTAA
- the yfcE gene encoding phosphodiesterase, which translates to MKFIIASDIHGAASWARKLMGVIEAEQPDRVVLLGDLLYHGPRNNLPEDYAPKQVIELLNGIADHIIAVRGNCEAEVDQMVLDFPCMATYNTLIDPLYPLGEKTLFLTHGHIYGPGLHNSVDQWPQLPSGSAFIYGHTHKKVNEVLPDHPGITVFNPGSVGLPKDGSHSCGIYENGEFRHVLL; encoded by the coding sequence ATGAAGTTTATTATTGCTTCTGATATACACGGCGCGGCCAGTTGGGCGCGCAAGCTTATGGGCGTCATTGAAGCTGAGCAGCCTGACCGCGTGGTGCTTCTCGGCGACCTCCTCTATCATGGTCCACGAAACAATCTGCCTGAAGATTACGCTCCTAAACAGGTCATAGAGCTGCTCAATGGCATTGCCGATCACATAATTGCAGTGCGCGGCAACTGTGAGGCGGAAGTCGATCAGATGGTTCTCGATTTTCCCTGCATGGCCACGTATAACACGCTGATAGACCCGTTATATCCGCTTGGCGAAAAGACCCTCTTTCTTACGCACGGCCATATATATGGTCCGGGCCTGCACAACAGCGTTGACCAGTGGCCCCAGCTACCATCGGGTTCGGCGTTTATCTATGGGCACACGCACAAGAAAGTCAATGAGGTGCTTCCTGACCATCCTGGCATAACGGTGTTTAACCCAGGATCGGTGGGGCTTCCCAAGGACGGCTCACATAGCTGCGGCATATATGAAAACGGCGAGTTCAGACACGTGTTGCTGTAG
- a CDS encoding L-threonylcarbamoyladenylate synthase has product MGKIVTVDQNSPASCVVDQAVVIARAGGVLIVPTDSVYGIGAAAIAGNPGHERIFEIKRRQRTQTLPWLVGSKEDVERYAQHVPAWTRALIDAYWPGALTLVVKAAKAVPDEYVLPDDRTIALRMPASKLVCEIIERLGVPLATTSANIHGHPSAVSGGSLEQALIDQADLTIDGGPAPLAIASTIVDCTGDTPRIVREGAILPEELLATAGF; this is encoded by the coding sequence ATGGGAAAGATTGTAACCGTCGATCAAAATAGCCCTGCGTCCTGCGTAGTTGATCAAGCGGTTGTGATTGCGAGAGCGGGCGGAGTGCTCATCGTGCCTACCGATTCCGTGTATGGCATTGGCGCCGCAGCGATTGCGGGAAATCCCGGGCATGAGCGTATTTTTGAGATTAAGCGCCGCCAGCGCACGCAAACGCTGCCATGGCTTGTTGGATCCAAGGAGGATGTTGAGCGCTACGCTCAACATGTTCCCGCATGGACCCGTGCGCTTATCGACGCCTATTGGCCGGGCGCTCTGACCCTGGTCGTCAAGGCTGCAAAGGCGGTTCCCGACGAATACGTCTTGCCTGACGACCGCACCATCGCTTTGCGCATGCCCGCATCGAAGCTTGTGTGTGAAATCATCGAACGACTTGGCGTTCCATTAGCAACTACCAGCGCAAACATTCATGGCCATCCCTCAGCTGTCAGCGGAGGAAGCTTGGAGCAAGCGCTTATAGACCAAGCGGATCTGACGATTGACGGAGGTCCGGCGCCCCTTGCGATTGCGTCGACCATCGTCGACTGTACAGGCGATACTCCGCGCATTGTGC